Proteins from a single region of Diaphorobacter limosus:
- a CDS encoding zinc-dependent peptidase — protein MAPAALRFLNHLARRVRAAVAPVPDIGAELWLQTLGRHPFLAALPLQDQAKLRALSALFLQRKEFSGAHGLVVTDAMAVAIAAQACLPLLHWGAPDKALAWYDDFVGIVVHPAEALARRKAVDEAGVVHHYHEVLLGEAMEHGPVMLSWPAVDGAGRHGATSVVIHEFMHKIDMRNGPADGCPPLPAGFLGQAGARNAHAAWQAAWQPAYEQFREQVIIAERFGGDWPWLDAYGATAPAEFFAVACEAYFVDRPRFAQEFPTLAPMLQAFFQPALTG, from the coding sequence ATGGCTCCCGCTGCATTGCGTTTTCTGAATCACCTTGCCCGGCGTGTACGCGCCGCCGTGGCGCCGGTTCCCGACATTGGCGCCGAGCTGTGGCTGCAGACGCTCGGCCGCCACCCCTTCCTGGCCGCCCTGCCGCTGCAGGACCAGGCCAAGCTGCGCGCGCTCAGTGCCCTCTTCCTGCAGCGCAAGGAGTTTTCCGGCGCCCATGGCCTGGTGGTGACCGACGCCATGGCCGTCGCCATCGCCGCCCAGGCCTGCCTGCCGCTGCTGCACTGGGGCGCGCCCGACAAGGCGCTGGCCTGGTATGACGACTTTGTCGGCATCGTCGTGCACCCGGCCGAGGCCCTGGCGCGGCGCAAGGCCGTGGACGAGGCCGGCGTGGTGCACCACTACCACGAGGTGCTGCTGGGCGAGGCCATGGAGCATGGCCCCGTCATGTTGAGCTGGCCGGCCGTGGACGGCGCCGGCCGCCATGGCGCGACCAGCGTGGTGATCCACGAGTTCATGCACAAGATAGACATGAGAAACGGCCCGGCGGACGGCTGCCCGCCGCTGCCCGCGGGCTTTTTGGGCCAGGCCGGGGCGCGCAACGCGCATGCCGCCTGGCAAGCGGCCTGGCAGCCGGCCTATGAGCAGTTCAGAGAGCAGGTGATCATCGCCGAGCGCTTTGGCGGCGACTGGCCCTGGCTGGACGCCTATGGCGCCACGGCGCCGGCAGAATTTTTTGCCGTGGCCTGCGAGGCCTACTTTGTCGACAGGCCGCGCTTTGCGCAGGAGTTTCCGACGCTGGCGCCAATGCTGCAGGCCTTCTTCCAGCCCGCCCTCACGGGCTGA
- a CDS encoding enoyl-CoA hydratase, translating to MSDEADLLQVERDARGVVTLTLNDPKRFNALGHEMLAALQQALADVARDEGARVVVLAAAGKAFCAGHNLKDMAQHPDLAWYQDLFGRCSRVMLAIHKLPVPVIARVQGMATAAGCQLVAQCDLAVASEAASFATSGIHYGLFCATPSVPLVRNVPTKRAMEMLLTGDFIDARTALEQGLVNRVVAPGLLDVEVELLVQSIVEKPRAAVAMGKALVYQQRELGLEAAYQLAGQAMACNMMDAAAQEGARAFAEKRQPAWKPG from the coding sequence ATGTCCGATGAAGCCGACTTGCTGCAGGTGGAGCGCGATGCGCGCGGCGTGGTCACGCTGACGCTGAACGACCCGAAACGCTTCAACGCCCTGGGCCACGAGATGCTGGCCGCGTTGCAGCAGGCGCTGGCCGATGTGGCGCGGGACGAGGGCGCGCGCGTGGTGGTGCTGGCCGCGGCCGGCAAGGCCTTCTGCGCCGGCCACAACCTCAAGGACATGGCGCAGCACCCGGATCTGGCCTGGTACCAGGACTTGTTTGGGCGCTGCAGCCGCGTGATGCTGGCCATCCACAAGCTGCCCGTGCCGGTGATCGCGCGCGTGCAGGGCATGGCCACGGCGGCCGGCTGCCAGCTGGTGGCGCAATGCGACCTGGCCGTGGCCAGCGAGGCCGCCAGCTTTGCCACCAGCGGCATCCACTACGGCCTGTTCTGCGCCACGCCCAGCGTGCCCCTGGTGCGCAACGTGCCGACCAAGCGGGCCATGGAAATGCTGCTCACGGGCGATTTCATCGACGCGCGCACGGCCCTGGAGCAGGGGCTGGTGAACCGCGTCGTGGCGCCTGGGCTGCTGGACGTCGAGGTCGAGCTGCTGGTGCAGTCCATCGTGGAAAAGCCCCGCGCGGCCGTCGCCATGGGCAAGGCCCTGGTCTATCAACAGCGCGAACTGGGACTGGAGGCCGCCTATCAGCTGGCCGGTCAGGCCATGGCCTGCAACATGATGGACGCGGCGGCCCAGGAGGGCGCGCGCGCCTTTGCCGAGAAACGTCAGCCGGCCTGGAAGCCGGGCTGA
- a CDS encoding peptidylprolyl isomerase — protein MISRRNTAVAVAGIALAAMFSTANAQQAPKVKLATSLGDIVVQLDPAKAPKTVENFLAYVQDKHYDGTVFHRVIDGFMIQGGGFTPDLVQKSTRAPIALEANNGLKNDKYTIAMARTSIPDSATAQFFINVNNNAMLNAPSPDGHGYAVFGKVVEGMAVVDKIKGVATGNKGPHQNVPNTPVLIQSATLVK, from the coding sequence ATGATTTCCAGAAGAAATACGGCTGTAGCCGTTGCCGGTATTGCGCTGGCAGCTATGTTTTCTACAGCAAATGCACAGCAGGCCCCCAAGGTCAAGCTGGCCACCAGCCTGGGCGACATCGTGGTGCAGCTCGATCCGGCCAAGGCGCCCAAGACGGTGGAGAACTTCCTCGCCTATGTCCAGGACAAACATTACGACGGCACGGTGTTTCACCGCGTCATCGACGGCTTCATGATCCAGGGCGGCGGTTTCACGCCCGACCTGGTGCAGAAGAGCACGCGCGCGCCGATCGCACTGGAGGCCAACAACGGTCTGAAGAACGACAAGTACACCATCGCCATGGCGCGCACCTCCATCCCGGATTCAGCCACGGCGCAGTTCTTCATCAACGTGAACAACAACGCCATGCTCAATGCCCCCAGCCCGGACGGCCATGGCTATGCCGTGTTCGGCAAGGTCGTCGAGGGCATGGCGGTGGTCGACAAGATCAAGGGCGTCGCCACCGGCAACAAGGGCCCGCACCAGAACGTGCCCAACACGCCCGTGCTGATCCAATCCGCAACCCTGGTCAAATAA
- a CDS encoding electron transfer flavoprotein subunit beta/FixA family protein → MKVLVPVKRVVDYNVKVRVKSDGTGVDIANVKMSMNPFDEIAVEEAVRLKEKGVVTEVVAVSCGVAQCQETLRTAMAIGADRGILVETNEELQPLAVAKLLKALVDKEQPGLVILGKQAIDDDANQTGQMLAALADLPQATFASKVELAGDKVNVTREVDGGLETLQLSTPAVITTDLRLNEPRYVTLPNIMKAKKKQLDTVKPEDLGVDVAPRLKTLKVVEPAKRGAGIKVPDVATLVAKLKNEAKVI, encoded by the coding sequence ATGAAGGTCTTGGTCCCCGTCAAACGCGTGGTGGACTACAACGTGAAGGTCCGCGTGAAGTCGGACGGCACGGGTGTGGACATCGCCAACGTCAAGATGAGCATGAACCCCTTTGACGAAATCGCCGTCGAAGAGGCCGTGCGTCTGAAAGAAAAAGGCGTCGTCACCGAAGTCGTCGCCGTCAGCTGCGGCGTGGCGCAATGCCAGGAAACCCTGCGCACCGCCATGGCCATCGGCGCCGACCGCGGCATCCTGGTCGAAACCAACGAAGAACTGCAGCCCCTGGCCGTGGCCAAGCTGCTCAAGGCCCTGGTGGACAAGGAACAGCCCGGCCTCGTCATCCTGGGCAAGCAGGCCATCGACGACGACGCCAACCAGACCGGCCAGATGCTCGCCGCCCTGGCCGACCTGCCCCAGGCCACGTTCGCCAGCAAGGTCGAACTGGCCGGCGACAAGGTGAACGTCACGCGCGAGGTCGACGGCGGCCTGGAAACCCTGCAGCTGTCCACCCCGGCGGTCATCACCACCGACCTGCGCCTCAATGAGCCGCGCTACGTCACGCTGCCCAACATCATGAAGGCCAAGAAAAAGCAGCTCGACACCGTCAAGCCCGAAGACCTGGGCGTCGATGTCGCCCCGCGCCTGAAGACCCTCAAGGTGGTCGAACCCGCCAAACGCGGCGCCGGCATCAAGGTGCCAGACGTGGCGACCCTGGTCGCCAAACTCAAGAACGAAGCCAAAGTAATCTGA
- a CDS encoding UDP-2,3-diacylglucosamine diphosphatase: protein MQQAVPPMAELVAPAGWRTVDFLADLHLEPGQPATLQALRQYLESTPADAVFLLGDLFEVWVGDDAIDEPDSFEGACSALLAGAARQRPMYFMHGNRDFLVGAEFTRRTGVALLADPTVLQFLDQRWLLSHGDALCLNDVEYQRFRAVARNSAWQAQLLARPLHERRAQGRSARSESEARKQAGTAVYADVDEPTALAWLQAARAQALIHGHTHMPADHVLAQGLARHVLTDWDLAADPPRAGLLRLTAQGLQRLPIAPM, encoded by the coding sequence ATGCAGCAGGCCGTGCCGCCGATGGCCGAGCTGGTCGCGCCAGCGGGCTGGCGCACGGTCGATTTCCTGGCCGACCTGCACCTGGAGCCGGGCCAGCCGGCCACGCTGCAGGCATTGCGTCAGTATCTGGAGAGCACGCCCGCCGATGCAGTGTTCCTGCTCGGCGACCTGTTCGAGGTCTGGGTGGGCGACGACGCCATTGATGAGCCGGACAGCTTCGAGGGTGCATGCAGCGCCCTGCTGGCCGGCGCCGCGCGCCAGCGGCCCATGTACTTCATGCATGGCAACCGCGACTTTCTGGTGGGCGCAGAGTTCACGCGCCGCACCGGCGTTGCCCTGTTGGCCGACCCCACGGTGCTGCAATTTCTGGATCAGCGCTGGCTGCTGTCGCATGGCGACGCGCTGTGCCTGAACGATGTCGAATACCAGCGCTTTCGCGCCGTCGCGCGCAACAGCGCCTGGCAGGCCCAGCTGCTGGCGCGCCCGCTGCACGAGCGCCGTGCCCAGGGCCGCAGCGCCCGCAGCGAGAGCGAGGCGCGCAAGCAGGCGGGCACGGCCGTCTATGCCGATGTGGACGAGCCCACCGCCCTGGCCTGGCTGCAGGCCGCGCGGGCCCAGGCGCTGATCCACGGCCACACCCATATGCCGGCCGACCATGTGCTGGCCCAGGGCCTGGCGCGCCATGTGCTCACCGACTGGGATCTGGCCGCCGACCCGCCGCGCGCCGGATTGCTGCGCCTGACGGCCCAAGGATTGCAACGCCTGCCCATCGCCCCCATGTAG
- a CDS encoding peptidylprolyl isomerase yields MSNPQVELHVTINVAETATQGVITLELDAVNAPKCTANFLAYVNKGHYDGTIFHRVIKGFMIQGGGFTADMKQKGTDAPIENEAANGLKNDKYTIAMARTGEPHSATAQFFINTVDNGFLNHTSPTPQGWGYAVFGKVVKGEDVVESIKKVRTTRKGFHDDVPFDAVVIDKAVAL; encoded by the coding sequence ATGAGCAACCCGCAAGTCGAACTGCACGTCACCATCAACGTCGCCGAGACCGCCACCCAGGGCGTGATCACGCTGGAGCTGGACGCCGTGAACGCGCCCAAGTGCACCGCCAACTTCCTGGCCTACGTGAACAAGGGCCATTACGACGGCACCATCTTCCACCGCGTGATCAAGGGCTTCATGATCCAGGGCGGAGGCTTTACCGCCGACATGAAGCAAAAGGGCACGGACGCGCCCATCGAGAACGAGGCCGCCAACGGCCTGAAGAACGACAAGTACACCATCGCCATGGCGCGCACCGGCGAGCCGCACAGCGCGACGGCCCAGTTCTTCATCAACACGGTGGACAACGGCTTTTTGAACCACACCTCGCCCACCCCCCAGGGCTGGGGCTATGCCGTGTTCGGCAAGGTGGTCAAGGGCGAGGACGTGGTGGAGAGCATCAAGAAGGTGCGCACCACGCGCAAGGGTTTCCACGACGACGTGCCGTTCGACGCCGTGGTGATCGACAAGGCCGTGGCGCTGTAA
- a CDS encoding electron transfer flavoprotein subunit alpha/FixB family protein, with translation MTALVIAEHDNASIKAATLNTVTAALACGGDVHVLVAGEGAAAAAAAAAQITGVAKVLHADGASLKDGLAENLAAQVLAIASSYSHILFPATASGKNVAPRVAAKLDVAQISDITKVVSPDSFERPIYAGNAIATVQSADAVKVITVRGTGFDAAAASGGSAAVDSVAAVQDAGKSSFVGREVTKSDRPELTAAKIIVSGGRALGSAEKFNEVITPLADKLGAAIGASRAAVDAGYAPNDLQVGQTGKIVAPQLYIACGISGAIQHLAGMKDSKVIVAINKDPEAPIFSVADYGLEADLFQAVPELVNAL, from the coding sequence ATGACCGCACTCGTTATTGCAGAACACGACAACGCCTCCATCAAGGCCGCCACGCTCAACACCGTCACCGCAGCCCTGGCCTGCGGTGGCGACGTGCATGTGCTGGTCGCCGGCGAAGGCGCAGCCGCCGCCGCAGCCGCCGCCGCACAGATCACCGGCGTCGCCAAGGTACTCCACGCCGACGGCGCGTCCCTGAAGGACGGCCTGGCCGAGAACCTGGCCGCGCAAGTCCTGGCGATTGCATCCAGCTACAGCCACATCCTGTTCCCCGCCACCGCATCGGGCAAGAACGTCGCCCCGCGCGTGGCCGCCAAGCTCGACGTGGCGCAGATCAGCGACATCACCAAGGTGGTCAGCCCCGACAGCTTCGAGCGCCCGATCTACGCCGGCAACGCCATCGCCACCGTGCAGTCCGCCGACGCGGTGAAGGTGATCACCGTGCGCGGCACCGGCTTTGACGCCGCCGCTGCCAGCGGTGGCAGCGCCGCCGTGGACAGCGTGGCCGCCGTGCAGGACGCTGGCAAGAGCAGCTTCGTCGGCCGCGAGGTCACCAAGAGCGACCGGCCCGAACTCACGGCAGCCAAGATCATCGTCTCGGGTGGCCGCGCGCTGGGCAGCGCCGAGAAGTTCAACGAGGTCATCACCCCGCTGGCCGACAAGCTGGGCGCGGCCATCGGCGCCAGCCGCGCCGCGGTGGACGCGGGCTACGCCCCGAACGACCTGCAGGTGGGCCAGACGGGCAAGATCGTCGCGCCCCAGCTGTACATCGCCTGCGGCATCTCCGGGGCCATCCAGCACCTGGCGGGCATGAAGGACAGCAAGGTCATCGTGGCCATCAACAAGGACCCCGAGGCGCCCATCTTCTCCGTGGCCGACTACGGGCTGGAGGCGGATCTGTTCCAGGCGGTGCCGGAGCTGGTCAACGCGCTCTGA
- a CDS encoding MoxR family ATPase — translation MHAQHKIQSLLSQLNTVITGKSLQVQDCVTCLLAGGHLLIEDVPGVGKTTLAHALARTFGLSFTRVQFTADLMPSDLTGVSIYERGKESFVFHPGPVFTQVLLADEINRASPKTQSALLEAMEEKQVSVEGATRPLPQPFFVIATQNPHDQLGTFALPESQLDRFLMRISLGYPDRASERQLLAGGDRRDMLTALPPLLSEAELAALQHQVLAVHAAAPLLNYVQDLIAATRSGRWFVQGLSPRAGIALMRAAKAQALIEGRDYVAPDDVQAILPQTIAHRLVPVGDAGRGSVEQVRAMLESVPLP, via the coding sequence ATGCACGCACAGCACAAGATCCAATCACTTTTAAGTCAGCTTAACACGGTGATCACCGGGAAAAGCTTACAAGTCCAGGACTGCGTCACCTGCCTGCTGGCGGGCGGGCATCTGCTGATAGAAGACGTTCCCGGGGTCGGCAAGACCACCCTGGCGCATGCCCTGGCGCGCACCTTTGGTCTGTCGTTCACACGCGTGCAATTCACGGCCGACCTGATGCCCAGCGACCTCACCGGCGTGTCCATCTATGAGCGCGGCAAGGAGTCTTTCGTGTTCCACCCCGGCCCGGTGTTCACCCAGGTGCTGCTGGCCGACGAGATCAACCGTGCCAGCCCCAAGACGCAGAGCGCGCTGCTCGAGGCCATGGAGGAAAAGCAGGTCTCGGTGGAGGGCGCCACGCGCCCCCTGCCCCAGCCCTTCTTCGTCATCGCCACGCAGAACCCGCACGACCAGCTGGGCACCTTTGCCCTGCCCGAGAGCCAGCTGGACCGCTTTCTGATGCGCATCTCCCTGGGCTACCCCGATCGCGCCAGCGAGCGCCAGCTGCTGGCCGGCGGCGACCGCCGCGACATGCTGACCGCCCTGCCGCCACTGCTGTCCGAGGCCGAGCTGGCCGCTCTGCAGCACCAGGTGCTGGCCGTTCATGCGGCCGCTCCGCTGCTCAACTACGTGCAGGACCTGATCGCCGCCACGCGCTCGGGGCGCTGGTTCGTGCAGGGCCTGTCGCCGCGCGCCGGCATTGCGCTGATGCGCGCGGCCAAGGCCCAGGCGCTGATAGAGGGGCGCGACTATGTGGCGCCCGACGACGTGCAGGCCATCCTGCCGCAGACCATCGCCCACCGCCTGGTGCCCGTGGGCGACGCCGGGCGCGGCAGCGTGGAGCAGGTGCGCGCCATGCTCGAATCCGTGCCCCTGCCCTGA
- a CDS encoding histone deacetylase family protein, with protein MGPGHPECPARLDAIEDRLLVSGVSAALDHREAPLPSLADIELAHDRMHVAALRGLSLRLVEEEEAGGSPYFQLDTDTAMNRHTWTAALRAAGAAVDAVDAIMAGELENAFCSVRPPGHHAEHKKAMGFCFFNNVAVAAKYALQRHNLKRVAVIDFDVHHGNGTEDILAGDERALMVSIFQHPFYPYSGDQDPAPNMLNVPVPAYTKGMDVREIVEMVWMPRLEAFKPEMIFVSAGFDAHRDDDMGQLGLTEQDYTWITMRIKDVARRFANKRIVSCLEGGYVMGPLARSVEAHVRVLADL; from the coding sequence ATGGGGCCGGGTCACCCCGAATGTCCGGCGCGGCTTGATGCGATCGAGGACAGGCTGTTGGTCTCCGGCGTGTCGGCCGCCCTCGATCACCGCGAGGCGCCGCTGCCCTCCCTGGCCGACATCGAACTGGCACACGACCGCATGCATGTGGCGGCGCTGCGAGGCCTGTCGCTGCGCCTGGTCGAGGAAGAAGAGGCCGGCGGCTCACCCTATTTTCAGCTCGACACCGACACCGCCATGAATCGCCACACCTGGACGGCGGCGCTGCGCGCAGCGGGTGCGGCGGTCGATGCCGTGGATGCCATCATGGCCGGCGAGCTGGAAAACGCCTTCTGCAGCGTGCGCCCGCCCGGCCACCATGCCGAGCACAAGAAGGCCATGGGCTTTTGCTTTTTCAACAACGTGGCCGTGGCTGCCAAATATGCGCTGCAACGCCACAACCTGAAGCGTGTGGCCGTGATCGATTTCGACGTGCACCATGGCAACGGCACCGAGGACATCCTGGCCGGCGACGAGCGCGCCCTCATGGTCAGCATCTTCCAGCACCCCTTCTACCCCTACAGCGGAGACCAGGATCCGGCGCCCAACATGCTCAACGTGCCCGTGCCCGCCTACACCAAGGGCATGGACGTGCGCGAGATCGTGGAGATGGTCTGGATGCCGCGCCTGGAGGCCTTCAAGCCCGAGATGATCTTTGTCAGCGCCGGCTTTGACGCGCACCGTGACGACGACATGGGCCAGCTCGGCCTGACCGAGCAGGACTACACCTGGATCACCATGCGCATCAAGGACGTGGCGCGGCGCTTTGCCAACAAGCGCATCGTCTCCTGTCTGGAGGGCGGCTACGTGATGGGGCCACTGGCGCGCAGCGTGGAAGCCCATGTGCGCGTACTGGCCGATCTGTGA
- a CDS encoding nitronate monooxygenase family protein, protein MSSLPPALQKLSLPVIGAPLFIISNPQLVIAQCQAGIVGSMPALNARPAAQLEDWLAEITETLAAWDRAHPESPAAPFAINQIVHKSNDRLEHDMQVCAKYKVPIVITSLGAREDVNQAVHGWGGIVLHDIINNKFARKAIEKGADGLIAVAAGAGGHAGVKSPFALIQEIRQWFDGPIALSGAIASGGAILAAQAMGADFAYIGSAFIATKEARAHDAYKQAIVDGSSDDIVYSNLFTGVHGNYLAASIRAAGLDPENLPESDPSKMNFGGDAKKAWKDIWGCGQGIGSITEVVPAAELVARLAREYQTARARLTLA, encoded by the coding sequence ATGTCCAGCTTGCCGCCGGCCCTGCAAAAGCTCTCGCTGCCCGTGATTGGCGCGCCACTGTTCATCATCAGCAACCCCCAGCTGGTGATAGCGCAGTGCCAGGCTGGCATCGTCGGCTCCATGCCCGCGCTCAACGCCCGCCCGGCCGCGCAGCTGGAGGACTGGCTGGCCGAGATCACCGAGACCCTGGCCGCCTGGGACAGGGCGCACCCCGAGAGCCCGGCGGCGCCGTTTGCCATCAACCAGATCGTGCACAAGAGCAATGACCGGCTGGAGCACGACATGCAGGTCTGCGCCAAATACAAGGTGCCCATCGTCATCACGTCCCTGGGCGCGCGCGAGGACGTGAACCAGGCCGTGCATGGCTGGGGCGGCATCGTGCTGCACGACATCATCAACAACAAATTTGCGCGCAAGGCGATCGAGAAGGGCGCCGACGGCCTGATCGCCGTGGCGGCCGGCGCCGGCGGTCATGCGGGCGTGAAGAGTCCGTTTGCGCTCATCCAGGAGATCCGCCAGTGGTTCGACGGCCCGATCGCGCTGTCGGGCGCCATTGCCTCGGGCGGCGCCATTCTGGCCGCGCAAGCCATGGGCGCGGACTTTGCCTATATCGGCTCGGCCTTCATCGCCACGAAGGAGGCGCGCGCCCACGATGCTTACAAACAGGCCATCGTCGATGGCTCGTCGGACGACATCGTCTACAGCAACCTGTTCACCGGCGTGCATGGCAACTACCTGGCGGCCTCGATCCGCGCCGCCGGCCTGGACCCGGAGAACCTGCCCGAGTCCGACCCGAGCAAGATGAACTTTGGCGGCGATGCCAAGAAGGCCTGGAAGGACATCTGGGGCTGTGGTCAGGGCATTGGCAGCATTACCGAGGTGGTGCCGGCGGCAGAGCTCGTCGCACGCCTGGCGCGCGAATACCAGACGGCACGCGCGCGTCTGACGCTGGCTTGA
- a CDS encoding acyl-CoA dehydrogenase, with protein sequence MSYTAPVKDMLFAIEHLARIDHVAQIPGFEDAGLDTAAAVLEECAKFNEGVVAPLNVEGDRNPSSFKDGQVTTTPGFKDAYAQFTEAGWQGLQHPAAFGGQGLPKTIGAACGEILHAANLSFALCPLLTDGAIEALLTAGSEELKAIYLEKLISGQWTGTMNLTEPQAGSDLAQVRTKAEPQGDGTYKVFGTKIFITYGEHDMAENIVHLVLARVAGAPEGVKGISLFVVPKFMVNSDGSLGARNDAHCVSIEHKLGIKASPTAVLQFGDHGGAIGYLVGEENRGLEYMFIMMNAARYGVGVQGIAVAERAYQQAVQYARERVQSRPVDGSLPAAGPIIHHPDVRRMLMTMRAYTEGCRAMASVAAAAFDAAHHHPDPQVARDNAAFYEFLVPLVKGYSTEMSQEVTSLGVQVHGGMGFIEETGAAQHYRDSKILTIYEGTTAIQANDLVGRKTARDGGQLAKAVAAQIEQTEAELQASGTADAQAVARRLAAARQAFLDAVDFMAANTKANPNAAFAGSVPYLMLAGNLVAGWQMGRALLVAQQLSSKGQDQAFMQAKIATARFYAEHILVKAPAQRDAIVEGAASVTALALDAF encoded by the coding sequence ATGAGCTATACCGCCCCCGTCAAGGACATGTTGTTTGCCATCGAGCACCTGGCGCGCATCGACCACGTCGCGCAGATTCCCGGCTTTGAGGATGCGGGCCTGGACACGGCCGCCGCCGTGTTGGAGGAATGCGCCAAGTTCAACGAGGGGGTGGTGGCGCCGCTGAACGTGGAGGGCGACCGCAACCCGTCCTCGTTCAAGGACGGTCAGGTCACCACCACGCCCGGTTTCAAGGACGCGTACGCCCAGTTCACCGAGGCCGGCTGGCAGGGGCTGCAGCACCCGGCAGCCTTTGGTGGCCAGGGCCTGCCCAAGACCATTGGAGCGGCCTGCGGCGAAATCCTGCACGCCGCCAACCTGAGCTTTGCGCTGTGCCCGCTGCTCACTGATGGCGCCATCGAGGCGCTGCTCACCGCTGGCAGCGAGGAACTCAAGGCCATTTACCTGGAGAAGCTGATTTCCGGCCAGTGGACCGGCACCATGAACCTGACCGAGCCCCAGGCCGGCTCCGATCTGGCCCAGGTGCGTACCAAGGCCGAGCCGCAGGGCGACGGCACCTACAAGGTTTTCGGCACCAAGATCTTTATCACCTATGGTGAGCACGACATGGCCGAGAACATCGTGCACCTGGTGCTGGCGCGCGTGGCCGGGGCGCCCGAGGGCGTCAAGGGCATCAGTCTGTTCGTGGTGCCGAAGTTCATGGTCAATAGCGATGGCAGCCTGGGCGCGCGCAACGATGCGCATTGCGTCTCCATCGAGCACAAGCTGGGGATCAAGGCCAGCCCCACGGCCGTGCTGCAGTTTGGTGACCACGGCGGCGCCATCGGTTATTTGGTGGGCGAGGAGAACCGCGGCCTGGAGTACATGTTCATCATGATGAACGCCGCCCGCTACGGCGTGGGCGTACAGGGCATTGCGGTGGCCGAGCGCGCCTACCAGCAGGCCGTGCAGTATGCGCGCGAGCGCGTGCAAAGCCGCCCCGTCGATGGCAGCCTGCCGGCCGCCGGCCCCATCATCCACCACCCCGATGTGCGCCGCATGCTGATGACCATGCGTGCCTACACCGAGGGCTGCCGCGCCATGGCCAGCGTGGCCGCGGCCGCCTTCGATGCGGCGCATCACCATCCTGACCCGCAGGTGGCCAGGGATAACGCGGCCTTCTATGAGTTCCTGGTGCCGCTGGTCAAGGGCTACAGCACCGAGATGAGCCAGGAGGTCACCAGCCTGGGTGTGCAGGTGCATGGCGGCATGGGCTTCATCGAGGAAACCGGGGCCGCCCAGCATTACCGCGACAGCAAGATCCTGACCATCTACGAGGGCACGACCGCCATCCAGGCCAATGACCTGGTGGGGCGCAAGACGGCGCGCGACGGCGGTCAGTTGGCGAAGGCAGTCGCCGCGCAGATCGAGCAGACCGAGGCCGAGCTGCAGGCCAGCGGCACTGCCGACGCCCAGGCCGTGGCCCGGCGGCTGGCAGCCGCGCGCCAGGCCTTTCTGGATGCCGTGGACTTCATGGCCGCGAATACCAAGGCCAACCCGAACGCCGCCTTTGCCGGCAGCGTGCCCTACCTGATGTTGGCCGGCAACCTGGTGGCCGGCTGGCAAATGGGTCGCGCGCTGCTGGTGGCGCAGCAGCTGTCGTCCAAGGGACAGGATCAGGCCTTCATGCAGGCCAAGATCGCCACGGCGCGCTTCTATGCCGAGCACATTCTGGTGAAGGCCCCGGCGCAGCGCGACGCCATCGTCGAGGGCGCGGCCAGCGTCACGGCGCTGGCGCTCGATGCGTTTTGA